The Sabethes cyaneus chromosome 3, idSabCyanKW18_F2, whole genome shotgun sequence DNA window tgaattttGGAAGCAATGAAAATCAATTTCTTCGGTCATAGTTGAGGAAAAACTAAAAGctaacctcgtgtttttgtcttgaccctTAGGAAGGttgattatattttttataGCAGTAATTTTTTACTATCGATGAAGGGGACtgtagaagaaaataatgaaacaaagatgttgatagtgttcaaacagaatgggacaaggcgtgaagTAAAACGAGGGTTAAAGAGGGTTTACGTTAAAGTTTAGTATAACTCGTTTACCGAGACAACGAAATTTTACAGGCATTTGCTACTGGTAATGGTAACTTCTCGTTTATTAGTTTCCAATTGGAGGGAAAATCTACATCTACGATGACGACATAACCCTACTCGTATCCAGACTGAATACCAAGGCATTTACTAGGGAAAGGTACTCAAAAAGGTTATGAAAAGTGTATTCAGATGGGCGGCCGAGCCTCGGAAAAATCTAATCACCTGTATATTTGGCGAAAAAAGATACACCGCAAACTCCAGGAAATTCATCACTATCCAATTTCGATGGAGTATGGCCGATAAGCAGCCGAGATCACTTTTGCGAATCTTACTGACATGGAGTTAACACCGGTGGAACCCTTCCCAGTGCCAATCAGGAGACTGGCAGACTAGTCGATTAAAGGCCAATTGAAGTAAAGTACCAAGTAAAGATAGAGTGATTCACGGCTTTAGAACGAGTCAAATACATATATTTTATCCACGTGTGCACGAATGGCTTTCTGGAAGAAGATGGTCGAGTGGGTTTTGCCATAGTTGATGGAATCAACAATCGACAAACAAAGGAGGGAGAGAATACTGTTTTGTGTTGGATACTAGAGCATACCGGAATCCCAGGAAACACCGAAGCTGATACGATGGCCAACAAAGGAAGAGAAAGCGAAATAGTTAATCCCAAGATTGCAACACTGGACACGATTCGACGGTGCTGGCAGATTCTGGAACAAGCATAGGAATCGGAATGGTTCGAAGCTCGGGATGTGAAACTTAAAAAGATTAAACCATCTACGGCGACATGAAAGATCAAGAAGGATCGGAGTGAGCAGAGGATCTTGACCCGGTTGCGGATCAGGCATACCCGGATGACTCATGGCTGGCTGATCGAAAAACGGGAGAAGAATACATGCCAACATTGTGGAACACATCTCTCAGTGGATCATATCCTTACCGAGTGATTGAAGTTTTTGGtttgtcttagtagaatacggaacctgaaagtaaataaaaagaaaactttccaattaaattctaccacagacaaacagacgagacactcgcgttaattctatcatccaatcaaaaaccactcatttttcaaaaaagcatgtttcgcaacatggccataccgcggcgcgcgagtgttgcttcaagTTTTCATTAttaaaccatacaaatgtaaaaaccctacagcataaaaccctgcaaattcAAGCTActtcgcaacatgcataacagagggtgctagtgtgcaagtaaaatatgtaggacgatggtttttaaaagattttcttctatgtgtcatgtcagttcgtcagtgactctactatgtatatttattcgctACATTGTCGCGTTACATagaagaatttaattggaaagttagAAGTTAATACCTATGAAATAGTATTGTTTGAGTTAGTCACCGCTCACTTTTATAATTTTAGTTGAATTATACTATgaaatactattttttgatGTAGACAGAAAGACAAAGtactaaaatatataaaatcggTAGACATTGATAAGAAGTTATGAatgtgttaatttttttatttgctaattttttttaaagagctGAATGACCTTTCATGTTAAAGGCTCATTAATAAAAACCTTAGCAAactaaaaaaatcgtttgttggTTTGACTACAATAGACCTTCCTCTGTCTATTTGTGCCTAAAAATAACTCAATCCGCCAGCATTGTTGGAGTTTTAAAATACATCGCACGCTTAATAAGAGGTTTCGCAGTCCGCAGTGGTTCAAAAATTCGCCAATAATTGCGATCCACAGGGCCTGGGAGTCACTATACCGCCCGTGCTCGTCGCACTCGATACTCAACAGTGtgtgagtcgagtcgagttgctcgacaTGGCTTTGCCCATTGGGCTAAAGAGGGACGGAtcataagcgttgcttcaatgaccctgtcttacctaattttccgcgcTTTCTACTTCATACCTTGTTCCATTCTTTTTGgacactatcaacacctttattTCATAACGTTTTTCCATCATTCCCGTCGTCGATTGTGAaagctaccgttataaaaattaaaaaaagaagtaATTTCCGAGAAAGTCGGATAACTTCCGTTGAAGTTTTTTGGGAAAAATTTCTTACCTCGATTTTTTGTAAATATGATTTTCATTCATAAGTTTATTAACAACTCGCttacaaaattttatgaaattcagAAACCCTTCAGTCCATGCTGTAAGATACTTttgaaaaaatacccaaaaCCTCATTTCCTGAACGTAGAATTGATCAGATCTGCATTGGATGGTAGCATTTCCTGCATATTTgtcattcaaaattttatttagaATTTCTGAATTTTATTTAGAATGTTCGAAACAGATTTTGTTTCGTCTTTCGTAATAATCAACTGAGAAGGTGCTAAACCCAACTATTCCTGCCATTCAGAGCTGTCGCATTCATTATTCAGATTTAATCACAATGATTGAATGACAGTAGCAGATACGGCAGCTATGGTTAAATCGcaggaaaattattttcaacattCGACATTGTGTCACCGAAGTCGACAGGGCGACATTTGCTGATTCTGATTTCACAGCAACCGTCTCGAATAGTACACCATGAATAAAACAAAGAGAAACAAGAGTATTTTTAAACCTGATTTAGTATTGAAGAACGATGCTACTAGTGTACGATAAAATTATTCTACCAAGTTATAAATGATGATTTAGATATTTCGTTGCATGATACTGAAGTTGTACAATGAGAATCAGGTTCTTTACGGTCAGTTTCCCGGACAAAAGTTCTCTAAAGCCACTGGTCGAGGTGATGTCCCTGGCAAATTCAAATTCGTTTTTGGCGACAAATTTGCAAGAAAGTATCTGGGCTTTCCTGCAGTCTATTCTGGACCTATTTACAGCTGCGAAAATATTCAAGTTTTCGTAACAAATAAGTTTATGAATTTCAAAATATACAAGCAGAAGTGCCTGAAAAAGCATATTATTCTGTACATTAAAGGTCACAATTGACCTATAAAATATTGGTCTGATTTGGCAAACTGTCACTAGCGGAGAAGTAATACAATGGTATAACGGGGTGGATTTCGTCGAAAAGGACATCAATCCACCTAGCTTCCCTCAATTCGGCCCAATTGAGGAATATCAGGCAATATTGTCAAGCAGAAGTTgaagaagaatggaaagatgATTCAGAATGCGACAGCGATGGTGGAACAAAATGGCCGTTTAGGTTAGCTACCAAAGTGTCCAAACTATGATGAGTGGTAATGGAAGCAAAATTCGAGATTTCTTCAAAACCACATCGGAATATTTCCTTTGTTACTTTCCCTTTAAAGTGCAATAAATGACTATCATTTTGAGTAGGTACTCAACATTTTTATTTGAGTCGTTTTTTTGTGTCCAGTTATCAGTTATTAGACGACGTAATCTTTATTCTGTAAATATCAGCAAattgctattgaaaatttgtatcaaACCACTATAATTTTATCTTAATTTGTGAACATAGCTCAGGCCACTGCTTAATAGGTCGAAAATAAGCCTTCCTCTCCATTTACATATTTTTGATACGGTTGTTTTCGGCTAAAATACCAGCGAGCGATATTGCAGCTTGGGGAAACACATTCCGGAATGATGTAAAACTTTTTCTTAGTCATTATGCATGTAGTAAACAAATTTAACACTGACATTTATATTACtttgtgttttcttttcgttcCAAAACCACTCTGCAACGGTGCGCTTCACGCCTGGGAGCAGCAAATTCGCCAGAGTTCGAAGGAAAGCACCGGATCGTCTGATACGGATAGCTCCAGCGACGACGAGTCGATGCCGGGTGTACCGGTCGGACCCATCGGATCCACCGAAGCGGATAAAGTGCCGCAGACCAAAGAGACTGAAGCGGGGGCGGAGATCTCCGCCCTCGTAAACTACGTTCAACCTGTACATTTTAGTAGTTTTGAGAATTCCGAAAGTAAGTACCGCACCGTCGTCCTGGCTGGTTAGGCGGGTCCTCGACAGGGGAAGGTTTCGCTATCCCCTGCACGCCTCGAACGATGGGCAGATGGCGCGAAAAAGAACCGCACGCTAAATGTAATTAATTTTTATGCTCCAATAAATCCCCCGGTTTCGTCTTTCtctgtttattttgtttgttgtCTATTTCCGTCGGCTCCGAAcgaatgctgctgctgctgcagagaAGGGACGCTACTACGAGATGTCTTCGTTTGACGAGAAACAGGCGACCACGCTGCTCAAGGAGCGACCGATAGAATTCGTCAACTATAACAAACATCAGCTGTCGCGTGTCTATCCGGCGGGAACGCGTTTCGACAGTTCCAACTTTATGCCACAGGTGAGTGAATGTGGGAGGGCCCGGTCGTAACAGGTGTTTTGGCGGGGAACATTAAACGAGCTAAAGGGATTGTGAGATGGTTGCATGGTGTAGGGTGTAGGCGGTGTCTGTTTTCATTGGCGGCGGGCGGCGGTTATACATAGTAGGAAAAGCGTAGTTTAGATGGTAAAGATGTAGACTTTAACGTAAACCATCACCACGTCGTTTAATTTTGTTCGCCACACTTTGTGGGTGTGTGCGGATTAATGTTCGTTACTATGTTTATGTTCGGTTAGgaaaatcatcattttcatattttatactGTTTATATAACTTTTAGAAGTTGTTTTCAGCAATGAGTTATGCTtacttaaattaataaaaattttatttcaactccAGTTGTTTTGGAATGCTGGCTGCCAGTTGGTGGCACTAAACTATCAGACACTTGATCTCGCTATGCAGCTTAATCTGGGCCTGTTCGAATACAACCACCGGTGTGGGTTTTTGTTAAAACCGGAATTCATGCGACGAAAAGATCGCCGGTTGGATCCGTTTGCCGAAAGCACGGTAACTGCCTTCGAATCACACTAATTCAGCTTAAAATTAAAAGCCATATTTTTCTTATAATAGGTGGACGGCATCATCGCAGGAACGGTGATTGTCACGGTACTATCCGGCCAGTTTCTGACGGATAAAAAGGTTGGCACCTACGTGGAGGTAGACATGTTTGGTTTGCCGGCCGATACGGTGCGGAAAAAATTTCGCAGCAAAATCGTCCGTGAAAACGGAATCAATCCGATCTACGGTGAGGACCCGTTCGTGTTTAAGAAAGTTGTTCTGCCCGAACTGGCCAGTATTCGAATAGCGGCATATGAAGAAGGTGGCAAACTGATTGGACATCGTGTGCTTCCGGTGATAGGGATGTGTCCTGGATTTAGGCATCTAACGTTGCGAACCGAGGTTGGTCAACCCATACCACTGGCAACGCTGTTTTTGTCGATTGTTGTAAAAGATTACGTTCCGGATGGACTGTCCGAGCTGGCAGAAGCGCTAGCCAACCCGATCAAGTATCAAAGTGAACTGGAAAAGCGATCGGAACAATTGGCTGTTCTACAGGAAGATATGGAACCGGTTGAGGATGATTCATGTAAGAAATTTTCAAATACTTTCAACGTGCTTACTAAAACTAAGAAGTTTTAAGTTTAATTATTATGTTATCAAATATGATTATAATTTATTTCCTATCCTGCATGGCTTGGTGGACGTAACTTGTATCTCTATATATCAACCTGCAGTTGTGATTGTTTCCCTAGGTGCGAGAAAGGATACGCTTAGGACTGCAGACTTTGCCACCGGAAGTCCAAAGCATAGGGCTAGCGTTCAAGTGTCGTCACTGTCGTCGGTTGTTGCGGCAGCAGCGTCCACCGATAGCGATCATGACCATCGCGAAACACCACTGGAAGCGATTTCGAAAGTAGTGGCACTACCTGTGGCGCAGCCTTCGTTCGATCAACCGAGTCCGCTTCTGGTTAAGCAGAGCACTATTCAATCGGACAGACATCAGCCGTCGGCACAATCATCTACTGACCAGTCAGCGGATTCTGGAAAAATTGTTGCTGATCCAttggagaaaattttcgaagacaAACAGGTGCGAAAAAAGCGAGAAGCTTTGGAAAAGGAGCTGAAAGCTCTTAAAAAGAGCCACGACAAGGAGAAGATCAAGGTGACTTCACAGAAAAGTGGTGATCTCAGTGATGGCATCAAAAGGAGTAAGTTTGGAATGGGCAACAAATTGGTTAAGCGATTCAGCAGTAAGAATATGGCCGATATGAACATAAGGATACCACCGTGCTCAACCGATGCAGATGCTTGCGATAATAGTGTTCACGGggagaaactgaaacaaatctGTCGGGATCACGCGAGCAGTTTTCGGGACGTGTTGGAAAAGTATCACGAAGTGATTTACAATCTCGCTGAAGATTTACTTCGACAATCACAGGAAAATCAGATGAAACAGCTGAAGGTAAGCAGTCCATATCGGTTGGTACGAACGACTTGTTTTCACAACATTTATAGGTGCAACTGGAGCGAGAAACCAGTGAAGTGATGCGACAACTGCAGTCGTCCAGAAAGAACGAAGTGAAACAACTTGCGCAGGTGCACAAAGATAAGGATGAGTTAGAGAGGTAAAAGTCAAAATACCACGACACAGTGTTCAACTATCATCACGTAAAATTTCGCTTTTAGGATGAAACGAGAGGTGGACTCGACGCTAGTGGAAAAAGGCGTGGCGGAACGTGTTCGACTGACAGCAACCTACGAACGAAAACGAGAAGAGCTTCAACGACAGCACGACTCGGTTAAGCAGGGCCTGGAAGACCATCGAACAAAGGTACAATCCATTTGCCGGGTCTTTCATCTTTGCCCTGTGGTTCTAATTAAAATGAAATACTTTTTTTCTAGGCCAAAATCATGTTGGAGAAGGAAGCCGAATCTCACGCGTGCATATCGGAAACGTTTCTGGCTCATTTgaacaccagcagcagcacgaCCAGCTGCTCGACGGTGGTTACGCTGCCGCCAACGTCACTGTCCAGCGGTAACCTGTGCAGCAGTGCCGGAGGCGGCGTTGGAGCGGCGGCCATAACGAAATCCGTTTCCTCGTCGAATGCCCACGAAAACAATGTTAACAATACTCACGTGCAGCTCGAGTGATATGCTAAAACCTAGTCATTTAGAATCTAGAAACGGAAAGAAGGGAATGGTGAGGATGAAGACTCTATCGTTTATTTGTTGGGGTTAGAAGGTAAAACTACAAACTGCGTTTGGGTTTCACTGCATTTTGGTTAAATGAAAACAGATCAATTTCTGTCTCCTGCCTGACTGAAGTTTTGTAGTGGTATGCGCAGGGCTGCATTCATAATTTGTTATCCTTTTCGAATGTGGTCCGTGATGACGGTGTCTTTTGGCCTAACTAGACTTATTTTATCGGGATTGATAGTCGATAAAAACTGTACGATTTTGGGTTTTGTTCTTTATAGACCAGTAGAAGAACCGAACGTTCCACGTTCTTGGTAGGTAATACCGATTTTACCGTAGTAGTCAAAGCAGAAAACAATAATGTAGCGAAAATGAGAATTTTCACCAGATTGAATAACTCGCGGACGGGTAAAAAACGAGTAATATCAAACTAATTAACAGCATAAAACATATGAATATAAAAtagatttttgaaaaaaagttagttACATACGAGAAATAACCGAATGAAGCAGTATTTTGAATCAACTTGGATTAGACGATTGCAGATGAATCTCATTAGTGCAAAATAGATTTGATACATGGGTTTCGACAACAGGAAGCTTTTCAGTTAGGTCCAGCCATGAAAAAACACATACCCGCATACACACTCTCGCTTTGTGCTGAACTATGCTATACCAGGGCTAGTTTGAAGAATGGTACTGGCTCAAGGTGACATAATGAACCCTCTTGTTCAGaagtaaattaaaaatagtctTCACATTTCCTGATTATAAAAAGCGAGATCGGTTGAAAAGTAACAAAAGTACCTATTTGGAAAATAGGATGAAAACACCGGATGATACGATCTTCTTGCTTCTCACTTTATAGtgatactacaaaaaaaagaaacgaagtGCAGAATACAGAAAAAGACCTGATCGTCGTTGCCATCAGCAGCCGAGGGCCGGGAGGGGGGAGGGAGGTACTCGTGCTGTTTCGAGTCGAGCATTCATCTCCATTCCATCTTTAACCATATTTACCAGTCATTTTCGACCTGGTagagccgcccagttagctttgaggtacgatgcaggtctaacaagccagtcgtcgtatgttcgaatctcggataAGCGATCCTGCTAGATaatgtcagtaggattgttgcactagccccgtaactgtcctgtactctaacagccgactgCGTAGTCTGTTGAtagagaagggtcaagtcttagaaagacgtttaagctttTGATGGTCGAGGGAAATCTCTCCGAGAAGTGCTTGTGTCTCGTTATTCCTACcaatctccgctttcagtttatactccgccaaatattgtccgcagtaccttccgctcgaacacggcaagggcgcgtatggcCTCCGTGTGCAGCGTTACGGCtttaagtccataaagaactactggtctcaTAATGGTTTTGTGCATCTTCAGTTTCATATGGCGGCGTAtgtttcttgatcgtagcgttttgcgaaggcaaagaaggcccgatttcccgcttgaatgtgccgctggatctccttactagtactGTTGTCctcggtcaccagcgatcccaaa harbors:
- the LOC128743743 gene encoding 1-phosphatidylinositol 4,5-bisphosphate phosphodiesterase classes I and II isoform X1, whose amino-acid sequence is MASQTMLSNEGAGKQQQSPRSASAMGVINPTAVKLGTMEVPKQLQDGEKFIKWDEDSCNGTPVTVRVDAKGFYLYWVDQNHEMDLLDIATIRDVRTGQYAKKPRDIKLRQIVTMGSQDTLEEKTVTVCYGADFVNVNFMNFCCTRKEIARLWCDELIRMAYNLTQLNGPAIMFLQKAYTKLCLQVDKSGKIPVKNIIKTFATNKDDRRRVEKALDVSGLPSGKADTLALSKFQFEDFFNLYKNLTQRGEVEKVYDELVGTSKRRLMSTSQLVDFLNKTQRDPRLNEILHPYANTARARDIIQEYEPNKFNAQKGQLSFDGFLRYLMSEDNPIMAASKLDLCDDMDQPLSHYFINSSHNTYLTGHQLTGKSSVEIYRQSLLAGCRCVELDFWNGRTEEPVIVHGYTFVPEICAKDVLEAIAETAFKTSEFPVILSFENHCNPRQQAKIANYCRDIFGDMLLDRPLDSHPLEPGSDLPPPSLLKRKIIIKNKKKHHHHHHHHKKGNATSPTAGATPTNSTINNNVSNNVNANTTSATLMATAAAGTATLITTGSGNSSMAAAGASIQVQQSQEENSVTCITTPSTNSNSVNNSNPPSTTTTTTTTSNNSNNNTSTAPANVATSAQAAMVTGNGDVPHHAPPLQQIRQSSKESTGSSDTDSSSDDESMPGVPVGPIGSTEADKVPQTKETEAGAEISALVNYVQPVHFSSFENSEKKGRYYEMSSFDEKQATTLLKERPIEFVNYNKHQLSRVYPAGTRFDSSNFMPQLFWNAGCQLVALNYQTLDLAMQLNLGLFEYNHRCGFLLKPEFMRRKDRRLDPFAESTVDGIIAGTVIVTVLSGQFLTDKKVGTYVEVDMFGLPADTVRKKFRSKIVRENGINPIYGEDPFVFKKVVLPELASIRIAAYEEGGKLIGHRVLPVIGMCPGFRHLTLRTEVGQPIPLATLFLSIVVKDYVPDGLSELAEALANPIKYQSELEKRSEQLAVLQEDMEPVEDDSFVIVSLGARKDTLRTADFATGSPKHRASVQVSSLSSVVAAAASTDSDHDHRETPLEAISKVVALPVAQPSFDQPSPLLVKQSTIQSDRHQPSAQSSTDQSADSGKIVADPLEKIFEDKQVRKKREALEKELKALKKSHDKEKIKVTSQKSGDLSDGIKRSKFGMGNKLVKRFSSKNMADMNIRIPPCSTDADACDNSVHGEKLKQICRDHASSFRDVLEKYHEVIYNLAEDLLRQSQENQMKQLKVQLERETSEVMRQLQSSRKNEVKQLAQVHKDKDELERMKREVDSTLVEKGVAERVRLTATYERKREELQRQHDSVKQGLEDHRTKAKIMLEKEAESHACISETFLAHLNTSSSTTSCSTVVTLPPTSLSSGNLCSSAGGGVGAAAITKSVSSSNAHENNVNNTHVQLE
- the LOC128743743 gene encoding 1-phosphatidylinositol 4,5-bisphosphate phosphodiesterase classes I and II isoform X2, whose amino-acid sequence is MASQTMLSNEGAGKQQQSPRSASAMGVINPTAVKLGTMEVPKQLQDGEKFIKWDEDSCNGTPVTVRVDAKGFYLYWVDQNHEMDLLDIATIRDVRTGQYAKKPRDIKLRQIVTMGSQDTLEEKTVTVCYGADFVNVNFMNFCCTRKEIARLWCDELIRMAYNLTQLNGPAIMFLQKAYTKLCLQVDKSGKIPVKNIIKTFATNKDDRRRVEKALDVSGLPSGKADTLALSKFQFEDFFNLYKNLTQRGEVEKVYDELVGTSKRRLMSTSQLVDFLNKTQRDPRLNEILHPYANTARARDIIQEYEPNKFNAQKGQLSFDGFLRYLMSEDNPIMAASKLDLCDDMDQPLSHYFINSSHNTYLTGHQLTGKSSVEIYRQSLLAGCRCVELDFWNGRTEEPVIVHGYTFVPEICAKDVLEAIAETAFKTSEFPVILSFENHCNPRQQAKIANYCRDIFGDMLLDRPLDSHPLEPGSDLPPPSLLKRKIIIKNKKKHHHHHHHHKKGNATSPTAGATPTNSTINNNVSNNVNANTTSATLMATAAAGTATLITTGSGNSSMAAAGASIQVQQSQEENSVTCITTPSTNSNSVNNSNPPSTTTTTTTTSNNSNNNTSTAPANVATSAQAAMVTGNGDVPHHAPPLQQIRQSSKESTGSSDTDSSSDDESMPGVPVGPIGSTEADKVPQTKETEAGAEISALVNYVQPVHFSSFENSEKKGRYYEMSSFDEKQATTLLKERPIEFVNYNKHQLSRVYPAGTRFDSSNFMPQLFWNAGCQLVALNYQTLDLAMQLNLGLFEYNHRCGFLLKPEFMRRKDRRLDPFAESTVDGIIAGTVIVTVLSGQFLTDKKVGTYVEVDMFGLPADTVRKKFRSKIVRENGINPIYGEDPFVFKKVVLPELASIRIAAYEEGGKLIGHRVLPVIGMCPGFRHLTLRTEVGQPIPLATLFLSIVVKDYVPDGLSELAEALANPIKYQSELEKRSEQLAVLQEDMEPVEDDSCARKDTLRTADFATGSPKHRASVQVSSLSSVVAAAASTDSDHDHRETPLEAISKVVALPVAQPSFDQPSPLLVKQSTIQSDRHQPSAQSSTDQSADSGKIVADPLEKIFEDKQVRKKREALEKELKALKKSHDKEKIKVTSQKSGDLSDGIKRSKFGMGNKLVKRFSSKNMADMNIRIPPCSTDADACDNSVHGEKLKQICRDHASSFRDVLEKYHEVIYNLAEDLLRQSQENQMKQLKVQLERETSEVMRQLQSSRKNEVKQLAQVHKDKDELERMKREVDSTLVEKGVAERVRLTATYERKREELQRQHDSVKQGLEDHRTKAKIMLEKEAESHACISETFLAHLNTSSSTTSCSTVVTLPPTSLSSGNLCSSAGGGVGAAAITKSVSSSNAHENNVNNTHVQLE